One genomic window of Mercenaria mercenaria strain notata chromosome 2, MADL_Memer_1, whole genome shotgun sequence includes the following:
- the LOC123564994 gene encoding monocarboxylate transporter 2-like: protein MCLISMCMRIKHVQNMSNKENIMTETDKNPDTNCWFVFIIVCMATMLYFGIIFTFGAMFVDMMETFESERSSTATIQSLLVGISLSFSVVSGALISKFELHVAALASSILVPFGFLISFFVAEIYYLYITISVISGIGIATTHEISVVVIQQMFPQRLHPICFAIHSTGVNFAGILYPFLIERLLDTYGVHGTFLTLGGLFMNSFASFIILSYNTKHHKIKGRQDEKIKCTENTRDGSNSENESDNIIPSETEHLCSSEDHMPVGDKTVGNENALCDKQDIMELEDAVPELESHIQISLSSLLTKQYIFLLLASAMCIPAINTFQGFTVDIFVWKGFSVSQGLFSFVPFNVFSLLSNFIPVLAKKYIKRLSCFVLPMCFCIIGILSQLLVYVSADYITMLAGTSLVGLSFGGVVPAMFIAGAKIVSRREWPVASGLLMTVIGVVSSGLGPVFGSIRDRTGTYTPTIITIGILQAAGALFYMLALISRKNEFTKKRLSENLPQEMSRLKEIDAERV from the exons ATGTGCTTGATATCCATGTGCATGCGTATAAAACACGTTCAAAACatgtcaaataaagaaaacataatgaCTGAAAC tgacaaaaatCCTGATACAAAttgctggtttgtttttattattgtatgCATGGCAACGATGCTATATTTTGGTATTATATTCACTTTTGGAGCCATGTTTGTGGATATGATGGAAACGTTTGAGTCGGAACGTTCTTCGACAGCAACAATCCAGTCACTTCTCGTTGGAATTTCCCTCAGTTTTA GTGTTGTAAGCGGCGCACTAATATCAAAGTTTGAACTACACGTGGCTGCTTTGGCATCATCCATCCTTGTACCGTTTGGATTCTTGATATCATTTTTCGTGGCAGAAATCTACTATTTATACATCACAATTTCTGTCATATCAG gAATTGGAATAGCTACGACACACGAAATAAGTGTAGTTGTAATACAGCAAATGTTTCCACAACGTCTGCATCCCATATGTTTTGCTATACACAGTACTGGTGTCAATTTCGCCGGAATACTTTACCCGTTCTTAATTGAGAGACTGTTGGATACATATGGCGTTCATGGGACCTTCCTTACACTTGGTGGATTGTTTATGAATAGCTTTGCATCGTTTATAATATTATCATACAATACAAAGCATCACAAAATAAAAGGTCGACAAGatgagaaaataaaatgtacagagAACACTCGCGATGGTTCAAATTCTGAAAATGAATCGGACAATATCATACCCAGTGAAACAGAACATCTATGTAGTTCAGAAGATCATATGCCAGTAGGAGACAAAACAGTTGGAAATGAGAATGCTTTATGTGACAAACAAGATATTATGGAACTTGAAGACGCCGTACCTGAATTGGAAAGTCATATACAAATAAGTTTGTCGTCATTACTAACAAAACAGTATATATTTCTCCTCCTCGCTTCAGCCATGTGCATTCCTGCAATAAATACATTTCAAGGTTTCACAGTGGATATATTTGTCTGGAAAGGGTTTAGCGTCTCCCAGGGTTTGTTTTCCTTTGTGCCGTTTAATGTGTTCAGTTTGTTGTCTAATTTCATACCTGTACTCGCAAAGAAGTACATAAAGCGGCTCAGTTGTTTTGTTTTACCGATGTGTTTTTGTATAATTGGAATTTTAAGTCAGCTACTAGTATACGTTTCCGCTGATTATATAACAATGTTGGCTGGAACATCTCTTGTCGGCCTATCCTTCGGAGGAGTTGTACCAGCGATGTTCATAGCTGGAGCTAAAATAGTCTCGAGACGGGAGTGGCCGGTTGCTTCAGGACTCCTGATGACTGTTATAGGTGTGGTATCTTCTGGACTTGGTCCAGTTTTCG gatCAATACGCGACAGAACTGGAACATACACACCTACGATTATAACAATAGGGATACTGCAAGCAGCTGGAGCCCTTTTTTACATGCTTGCTCTAATTAGTCGAAAAAATGAATTTACCAAAAAAAGACTTTCAGAAAACTTACCGCAAGAAATGTCCAGACTGAAAGAAATTGATGCCGAGAGGGTATAG
- the LOC123564993 gene encoding uncharacterized protein LOC123564993 — MNVALRRVQSLDQTLFLQVNKIRDCCPDIPLGKSAVLRQMTPREMNTLYICREHIRSNIDPEELLVSISQHPVKDLQFIHFFRNLKRMVHDAQFQNPRLALRQLANRFVDQMQNETNPVRRQLLADKCIAIIGTEIDAIAITFDKRLHEHDVFTQMKQLVSETSNTSITDVVYFGRLANANSIAGNFHNSEDMLTEARCRAYNTGPCLELVNMLYTEVYVKLWEFEKYPSEKLRKQLMMWGRIGIESLEHEDVDTKTFWRRMFILRMAFCLLGIGNRANVIENCPVDKDCLSQARNLLSDIDRTWYGIETRRKMFYFVAKARLGELTNSITECIENIKVARKLANDGHFEEIKFIAEYYEKVTQQIGNQTARQAPTERYQTRNFVLLKRETNDSAISAEERCILAAADEHREFVLLKNATDILFSVEESYEICEEIDSKKYFSLTNVSPCSNTKPLTYKPIACDEENNFVLFKSFKAPIDPGQN; from the exons ATGAATGTAGCATTAAGAAGAGTACAGAGTTTAGATCAAACTTTGTTTCTACAGG ttAATAAGATAAGAGACTGTTGTCCCGACATCCCACTTGGCAAATCAGCGGTTCTACGGCAAATGACTCCACGAGAAATGAATACGTTGTACATCTGTAGAGAACATATTCGAAGCAACATCGATCCC GAGGAATTACTTGTGTCAATAAGTCAACATCCGGTCAAAGACCTGCAGTTCATACATTTTTTCCGGAATCTAAAACGCATGGTACATGATGCTCAGTTTCAGAATCCTCGATTAGCTCTTAGGCAATTAGCGAACAGGTTCGTGGACCAAATGCAAAACGAAACAAATCCAGTTCGGAGACAGTTATTAGCCGACAAATGTATCGCTATTATTGGGACAGAAATCGACGCAATTGCTATAACATTTGATAAACGCCTTCACGAACACGACGTATTTACACAGATGAAACAACTAGTCTCCGAAACTAGCAACACATCTATTACAGACGTCGTTTATTTCGGTCGTTTAGCTAACGCAAATTCAATAGCTGGAAATTTTCATAACAGTGAAGACATGCTAACTGAAGCCCGATGTAGGGCATACAATACTGGGCCATGTTTAGAACTCGTGAATATGCTGTATACAGAAGTCTACGTGAAGCTGTGGGAGTTTGAAAAATATCCGTCGGAAAAGCTAAGAAAGCAGTTGATGATGTGGGGAAGAATAGGGATTGAAAGTCTTGAACATGAAGATGTAGATACCAAAACTTTCTGGAGACGAATGTTTATATTACGAATGGCCTTTTGTCTTCTTGGGATTGGGAACAGGGCAAATGTTATTGAAAACTGTCCGGTTGACAAAGATTGTTTGTCTCAAGCGAGAAATCTTCTGAGTGACATTGATCGCACCTGGTACGGTATTGAAACCAGGAGAAAGATGTTTTACTTTGTCGCTAAAGCAAGACTTGGTGAATTAACAAATAGTATTACGGAATGcattgaaaatatcaaagttGCACGTAAACTAGCCAACGATGGACATTTTGAGGAAATTAAATTCATCGCAGAATATTATGAAAAAGTCACACAGCAAATTGGAAACCAGACGGCAAGGCAAGCGCCCACTGAAAGATATCAAACGAGGAATTTTGTGCTGCTTAAACGTGAAACGAATGACTCCGCGATTTCTGCAGAAGAAAGGTGTATATTAGCTGCAGCAGATGAACACCGagaatttgttttattgaaaaacgCAACTGATATACTCTTTTCTGTAGAAGAAAGTTATGAAATATGCGAAGAAATTGACTCGAAGAAATACTTTTCGCTAACAAATGTAAGTCCTTGTTCGAACACTAAACCACTGACTTACAAACCGATCGCTTGTGATGAAGAGAACAACTTTGTTCTGTTTAAGTCTTTCAAGGCGCCTATAGATCCTGggcaaaattaa